From Arachis stenosperma cultivar V10309 unplaced genomic scaffold, arast.V10309.gnm1.PFL2 arast.V10309.gnm1.Scaffold_100042, whole genome shotgun sequence, the proteins below share one genomic window:
- the LOC130960058 gene encoding uncharacterized protein LOC130960058, producing the protein MLPFYKVLLPYGKKGNSLWPNNNEDHNLFSSETFQRQHQKRIENSLVSMGKIPVYRIPHVAAIWNLLGESVKKENCTNTNKQSAEFLIRPNTSKKVVQKIRRLLCARERDISIVAIPTKQEKVKQCYKGPICEGKKECGRQGANLKTMDYSSSINEWRNMEEQVKAISVEITDHILEGINNEIVLEFIATWADQS; encoded by the exons ATGCTTCCTTTTTACAAAGTTCTTCTACCATATGGAAAGAAAGGAAATTCCTTATGGCCAAATAATAATGAAGATCACAATTTGTTTTCTTCAGAAACTTTTCAGAG GCAGCACCAGAAACGCATAGAGAATAGCCTTGTTTCAATGGGAAAGATACCTGTATACAGAATTCCACATG TAGCTGCCATATGGAATTTACTTGGAGAGTCAGTGAAGAAAGAGAATTGTACCAATACCAATAAGCAATCAGCAGAGTTTCTTATTCGGCCAAATACGTCCAAAAAGGTAGTTCAAAAGATTAGAAGACTGCTATGTGCCCGTGAGAGAGATATTTCCATAGTGGCCATTCCAACTAAGCAAGAAAAGGTAAAACAATGTTACAAAGGACCCATTTGTGAGGGAAAAAAAGAATGCGGTCGGCAAGGTGCAAACCTCAAGACTATGGATTACTCGAGTTCAATAAACGAATGGAGGAACATGGAGGAACAAGTGAAAGCCATTAGTGTTGAGATCACTGATCATATATTGGAAGGTATTAACAATGAAATTGTATTAGAATTTATAGCAACTTGGGCAGACCAATCCTAG
- the LOC130960057 gene encoding LOW QUALITY PROTEIN: pre-mRNA-processing protein 40A-like (The sequence of the model RefSeq protein was modified relative to this genomic sequence to represent the inferred CDS: deleted 2 bases in 1 codon), translating into MSPIERADASTVWKEFTSSDGRKYYYKVTQQSTWSIPEELKLARELALKAANQGMQLETSDTSNTAVSSAAPSTVTNTASSNTPLTSDGLSSSPASVTPIASSTGPQQLVSGLSSTTGTELSTVVTASTAVAGPANPLDTTTPSSVENQASQDFAASTGGASVQDIEETKKGVPVAGKVNVTLPEEKANDKETFAYANKMEAKIAFKALLESANVQSDWTWEQAMREIINDKRYNALKTLGERKQAFNEYLGQRKKLEAEERRMKQKKAREEFTKMLEECKELTSSMRWSKAINMFENDERFNAVDKMRDREDLFESYMVELERKEKENAAEEHRRNLAEYRKFLESCDYVKVHSPWRKVQDRLEDNDRYLRLEKIDRLLVFQDYIRELEKEEEEQKRVQKEQVRRGERKNRDAFRKLLEEHVAAGILNAKTQWREYCLKVRDLPQYQAVASNTSGSTPKDLFEDVVEDLENQYHEDKTLVKDIIKSGKSITVVSTSVFEEFKAAILEEGSCETISEINLKLIFEDLLERAKEKEEKEAKKRQRLADDLTNLLYTFKDITTSATWEDCKPLVEETQEYRSMGDENYSREVFEEYITYLKEKAKEKERKREEEKARKEKEREEKEKRKEKEKEKKEKDREREKEKSKDRHKKDDTDSENQDIESHGFKEEKKKDKDKKERKHRKRRHSSVEDVDSERDEKEESKKSRKHGSDRKKSRKHANSPESDNETRHRRHKREHRDGSRKTGGHEELEDGELGDDAEI; encoded by the exons ATGTCACCTATTGAG AGGGCTGATGCATCAACTGTTTGGAAAGAATTCACATCTTCAGATGGAAGAAA GTATTATTACAAGGTTACTCAGCAATCAACATGGTCAATACCAGAGGAACTTAAG TTGGCTCGTGAATTGGCGCTGAAAGCTGCCAACCAGGGAATGCAGTTAGAAACAAGTGATACATCCAATACTGCTGTTTCATCTGCTGCACCATCAACAGTGACAAATACTGCTAGCTCAAACACTCCTTTGACATCAGATGGGCTTTCTTCAAGTCCAGCTTCTGTCACACCAATTGCATCATCAACTGGTCCTCAGCAGTTGGTTTCTGGATTATCAAGTACCACTGGGACTGAACTGAGTACTGTGGTAACTGCGTCTACGGCAGTAGCTGGACCTGCAAATCCTCTTGACACCACTACACCGTCCAG TGTTGAAAATCAAGCATCTCAGGATTTTGCTGCATCTACCGGTGGAGCTTCTGTTCAAGATATAGAG GAAACCAAAAAAGGAGTGCCAGTTGCTGGAAAAGTTAATGTGACTCTGCCGGAGGAGAAAGCAAATGATAAAGAAACCTTTGCATATGCAAATAAGATG GAAGCAAAAATTGCATTTAAGGCACTATTGGAGTCTGCTAATGTTCAGTCTGATTGGACATGGGAACAG GCGATGAGAGAAATAATCAATGACAAAAGATACAATGCTCTAAAAACACTTGGTGAGCGGAAACAAGCTTTTAATGAG TATTTGGGCCAAAGGAAGAAGCTAGAGGCTGAAGAGAGACGCATGAAGCAGAAAAAAGCTCGAGAAGAATTCACAAAGATGTTGGAA GAGTGCAAGGAGCTAACTTCATCCATGAGATGGAG CAAAGCAATCAATATGTTTGAAAATGATGAGCGGTTCAATGCTGTTGACAAAATGAGGGACAGGGAAGATTTATTTGAGAGCTACATGGTGGAACTCGAGAGAAAG GAAAAGGAAAATGCTGCTGAGGAACACAGACGGAATTTAGCAGAATACAGGAAATTCTTGGAGTCATGTGATTATGTGAAG GTTCACAGTCCATGGCGAAAAGTCCAAGATCGGTTAGAGGACAATGATAGATATTTACGGCTTGAAAAAATTGACCGCTTGCTTGTTTTCCAG GACTATATTCGTGAATTggaaaaggaagaagaggagcAAAAACGAGTACAGAAG GAGCAAGTTCGTCGTGGTGAAAGGAAAAATCGTGATGCATTCCGCAAGTTGTTGGAAGAACATGTTGCTGCTGGAATTCTTAATGCTAAAACTCAATGGAGAGAATACTGCTTGAAG GTTAGGGATTTGCCTCAATATCAAGCTGTCGCATCAAACACATCTGGTTCCACTCCTAAGGATTTGTTTGAGGATGTAGTAGAAGATCTTGAAAATCAG TACCATGAAGACAAGACACTGGTAAAAGATATAATTAAGTCAGGCAAG TCGATCACTGTAGTGTCCACTTCGGTGTTTGAGGAATTCAAGGCTGCTATCTTGGAAGAAGGTAGTTGCGAAACAATATCAGAGATCAATTTGAAG CTTATATTCGAAGACTTGTTAGAGAGAGCTAAAgagaaagaggagaaagaagctAAGAAGCGCCAGCGCCTTGCTGATGACTTAACTAACCTGTTATATACATTCAAG GATATTACTACATCTGCAACTTGGGAGGATTGCAAGCCACTTGTTGAGGAGACACAAGAGTACAG ATCAATGGGGGATGAAAACTACAGTAGAGAAGTATTTGAGGAGTACATTACATACCTAAAGGAAAAAGCTAAAGAGAAGGAACGCAAGCGTGAAGAGGAAAAG GCCAGaaaggagaaagagagagaagagaaagagaaacggaaggagaaggaaaaggaaaaaaaagagaaggataGAGAACGCGAGAAAGAAAAGTCTAAAGATCGGCATAAGAAGGACGACACAGATAGTGAAAACCAAGATATTGAAAGCCATGGTTTcaaggaagagaagaaaaaagacaaagataag aaggaaaggaaacaCAGGAAGAGGCGACACAGCAGTGTAGAGGACGTGGATTCCGAGAGGGATGAAAAAGAAGAGTCTAAGAAATCACGAAAGCACGGCAGCGACCGAAAGAAATCTCGAAAG CATGCAAACTCTCCAGAATCAGACAATGAAACCCGGCATAGAAGACACAAGAGGGAGCACCGTGATGGTTCCCGGAAAACCGGGGGCCATGAAGAACTTGAAGACGGGGAACTCGGTGATGATGCAGAGATTTAG